The Desulfococcus multivorans DNA window CAACTGGTCGGGAATCACATCGATGACCCGGATGCGACGGCCCTGGGCGGGAAGGGCGAAATCGACGGTGTCCGGCGCGATGTGCATGGACGGAGGGAGCCCGGCGGACAACGGACGGGGAATTTCCGGACGCATGTTGCCCTTCTCGGCGGTCAGGCGCCCCCCGACGTAGACGGCCTCGGCCCGGGGGGCGCGGAGATCCGGAAAGATCACCATGTCGGCCCGGCGGCCGGGGGTGAGTGCGCCGACGTCGTGGAGGCCGAAATAGCGGGCGGGGTGCAGGGTGCCCATCCGGATGGCCGAGACGGGATCGAGCCCCAGTGCGACGGCGCTTCGGATGATGTGATCGACATGACCTTCCGCGAGAATATCATGGGGGTGTCGGTCGTCGGTGCACCACATCATGCGGTCCATGGTCTTTTCGTTGATGACGGGAAACAAGGCATCGAGGTTTCGTGCGCCGGTTCCCTCCCGGATCATAATGTGCATGCCCATGGCCAGCTTCTCGCGGGCCTCGGCGGCTGTGGTGCATTCGTGGTCGCTTTCGATGCCCGCGGCGACATAGGCGGCGAGGGGCTTTCCGGTCAAACCCGGCGCGTGGCCGTCCACGCGTTTTCCCTGTTGCCGGGCCAGGGCGATTTTTCCCAGAACAGCGGGATCTCCCGCCACGACTCCCGGGAAGTTCATCATTTCAGCCAGGGCACGGATGCGCTCCTCACCCATGAACCGGGAGAGCTCCCGGACGCCGAGGGCTGCCCCGGCCGTCTCCATGGCCGTCGCCGGTACGCAGGAGGGGAGGGTGTAGTAGACGCCCAGGGGCTGGTTTTCGGCTGCCGCCAGCATGTAGCGGATGCCTTCGACGCCGAGGACGTTGGCGATTTCATGGGGGTCGGCGACGACGGTGGTGACGCCCAGGGGCACCACCGCCCGCGCGAACTCGGTAACCGAGGCCATGGCGCTCTCGATGTGGAGGTGGGCGTCGATAAAGCCCGGGGCGACAAAGCTTCCGCTCAGGTTGACGACGGTGTCGGCGGCGTAATCGCCGAATCCGGCGATGCGGCCGTCGATCACCGCGATATCCACGTTTTCGATCCGGCCCGAGAGGACATCGATCATTCGGCCGTTCTTCAAGAGCAGGTCTGCCTGTCGATCCCCTCGCGCGCACTGGATGAGCCTCTGAGCATCCATAAAACCTCCTTGGGACTGTTCGGTCGGGAACGGCCGGCATCCTGACGGGTTCCCTGTGCACAAGAGCGTGTTCAGCGCTCGCATAATGAAGATCTCAACTTTCGACTTTCATGATGGTAACCGGAAAGCGGTGCCGGGAGGATACGGCCGGGCCCCCCGGAGCAAGCTTTAGCGGCACTTGAACGAAACCGCGTGGGGCGCGGGCCGTATCCTCCCGGCACCGGCCTATGAAAGTCGAAAGTTGAGGAAGATGCTGTACCATGGAATGTCCGGCCGGAAAAGGGGAATCGATATCTTTTTCGTTGTTTGACCCGGCATTCGATGATAGATTAACCGTTTAACATCACGATGGATTCGAATTCCGGGTCCGTCGTCTTCGGCGATTTTGAAAATCGATTCTGTATGCATTCAACTTTCGGCTCTCGCAATGGTAACCGGATAGCGGGGGAAGGCAGAGGTCAGAAGGCTGAAGGCTGAAGACTGAAGACTGAAGACTGAAGACTGAAGGATAAAAAACCTTGGCGTTCTTTGCGTGCTTTGCGTGAGACATTTTTTCGCTCCGGAAGGCGCTTGTCAAAAAGGATTCTCACGCAAAGACGCAAAGACGCAAAGGAAAAACGGGGTGAAAAGACAATGTCAAATCCGATCGTGCTCTCCCAGGAACTGGCCCGCGAGGCCGACAAGC harbors:
- the ade gene encoding adenine deaminase, producing the protein MDAQRLIQCARGDRQADLLLKNGRMIDVLSGRIENVDIAVIDGRIAGFGDYAADTVVNLSGSFVAPGFIDAHLHIESAMASVTEFARAVVPLGVTTVVADPHEIANVLGVEGIRYMLAAAENQPLGVYYTLPSCVPATAMETAGAALGVRELSRFMGEERIRALAEMMNFPGVVAGDPAVLGKIALARQQGKRVDGHAPGLTGKPLAAYVAAGIESDHECTTAAEAREKLAMGMHIMIREGTGARNLDALFPVINEKTMDRMMWCTDDRHPHDILAEGHVDHIIRSAVALGLDPVSAIRMGTLHPARYFGLHDVGALTPGRRADMVIFPDLRAPRAEAVYVGGRLTAEKGNMRPEIPRPLSAGLPPSMHIAPDTVDFALPAQGRRIRVIDVIPDQLVTGQSVLDATIRDGMAVADPSRDILKIAVVERYTGKGGTGLGFVRGFGLRRGALASSVAHDSHNIIVVGTDDKAMKTALEAVVRMGGGLCAAFERDVRAALPLPIAGLMSPEPMTVIRDRLDDLIAAAAAMGGTLRDPFMTLSFLALPVIPELKLTDMGLVDVGRFEVVPLFVE